DNA sequence from the Methanolobus sp. ZRKC5 genome:
TTCCTGTGAGAAGCTCATAGTATGTTTTGATGGGTTCTTCCCAGTTCATGTCTTTCGCAAGTAGATTTGCTTCCTGACAAAGGAGATTATATTTTACCTTATCATCTGTATATGTGTCAATGAAATAGTCCATGACAAGGGCGTAATCCGCAATTGATTCGAGGTACGGAAGATTGATATTGTCCACAACGATCACTCCTCCCATTCCCATTACCAGTCTTTTTAAGGTCGTGAGTGCATCACTGAATCCGCATATTTTACTAACAATGCTTGGGGTTGCTTCTTTTCCCGCTTCAAGTCCTGTAAGCAGAAAAGGCTCATATTTTGAAGGGAAAACACCGGCAATACATCCTGCCATGAACTCATCAGGTCTCAGGTTCAGCCCACCGTCATTGTCGGATATCCACTGCGGGTACAATACTGCAGTAACATGCCGACTCCCATCAGGTATTTTAGAGCATTCCAGGCCTCTGGCCTTGATCATCTGCTGGAGACGAATTTCTTCTCCAACCAGTACTTCTTCAGGGAGGTTTATGGGGAAGTTCTCAGGCGGATTTGTCTTTGGTCCATGGGCAGCAACAATGAAACAGACCACACGATAGTTCTCGTCAAGATGGCCGGCATCGATCTCAACTTTAACCATCCTGTCCAGTATTACAAGGGAATCAAGCAGATCCGGATACCCTTTATTCTCGATCTCGATACGGGATATTGAAAAAATCGGTATTATCCTGTCAGCTGGTATCATCTTGCTGTCATATACATTGTATATCTTTTCAGAAAGGAATTCCTGTATTTTTTTCCTGCAGGCTGTCTTTTTATCCCAGTCTATCTCTTCGCTGTCGCTGTCTATTCCATTGCGGACAACTATTGAATCTATGCCATAGAAAAGTTTTATTTCCTTACGTGTCGAATCTCCGACTGCAGTTACAACGTCGGAGTATGCTGATAGGGATTCGAGCTTTGTGAAATTGACTGGAACTCCGCTATCCCATGAGCTGTCATTCTCCCTTATTTTCTGAATTGAACGATGTCCCGATGACCTGCCTGGAAGTGTTGCATGGTATGTTGCGACAGTATTGACACTTATTCCAAGTTTCTTGAGGCGGGCAAGGGTATAGAAGACACCGAATTCGTGACAGTGGAGTGAAACATGGACAGCTGGCATGAGGGATGCTGCAAATTCAGATATTGCTTTGTCCTCATACTCTTCTGCGCTTTTTTCACGGAGTGTTACAAGTGTTTTTACAAATTCAGAAATTGCGTATGAAAGGTTTAGGTAATGGGTATACTCCATGCCGTTGTCCAGGTTCTCATATGCCATGGAATCCAGGTTAATAAAGTCATATGCTTCTGATTTGATGAAATTGGCAAGGCACATTTCCTGTCCTTTGTATTCTGTGCTGACCCTGCAAAAATCATTTGTCCTGAACATAAGGTGAATTATTTTCACACCATTTACCTGTTCAGTTCCGGCAAAAACATCGATACCTTTCTTTTTTATCTCTTCAATGGTTTCGAAGATCTCACCTTCATCTTCCATTTCTTCAAGACCGCTCATATCAGTGATTCGATTCAGTCCTTTGTTCCAGTCTGAACCGCTGTGACCATAATAAGGACCAGCAACAATTATACTGGGTGCTGTTTTTTCATCGATGATACCTTTGCCTATCAGATTGGCAAGATTCTTTGCTTCGGCATCAATAACATTCCATATGCCCCCCATCTTATTGGATTTTGGTCCAGCTTCTTCGCCAGCTATTATTATGCATTTGCTTTCCAGCATCATTCCCTTCTCCCTTAAATATCTCCATCTTAAATAGAGCCTCGATTATATATGAAAATATCTGAGAAGAGTTCCCGAATAAAATATTATGTGCCATTTGAAACTGAATTTCACAGGTCATAGAACATTGCACTTAACAATAAAGGCAAAACAGTATTTTTTTCAGAAAGGTTTTACTACTCTTATATTCATATCAAGACCTGAGGGTTAAAATAACACCTTAGCGGAATAATAATGAATGACATAATAATATGGTTTTTAATAGTTCTTTGCCTGATTCAATCTGGCATATTTTCCGGTCTGACAATAGGTCTGTTCGGTCTGAGTCGACTTCGTCTTGAGATAGAGACAGAAGCTAAGAATGAGGATGCAAAAAAAGTACTGGAACTAAGGCGTAATTCTCACCTGCTGCTCTCTACTTTATTATGGGGTAATGTCGGCATCAATGTTCTTCTGACATTGCTGACGGATTCGGTAATGGCTGGCACCTCAGCTTTTATTTTATCTACAGTTCTCATCACAATTTTTGGTGAGATAGCTCCACAGGCTTATTTCACAAGAAATTCCTTAAGACTTGGGTCTACATTATCCCCACTTATCAAATTTTATGTACTGTTGTTGTACCCTGTTTCAAAGCCATCCTCTATGGTTCTGGATAAGTGGCTTGGAAAAGAAAAAATGGAGTTCTTCAAAGAGCGTTCACTCAGGATAATGCTCAGGAAACATATTATTTCAGAAAGTAGTGACATCGATCGCCTTGAAGGGCTTGGAGCTTTGAATTTCTTATCCATAGATGATCTTAAAATCAAGCAGGAAGGTTCTGTAGTGGATCCTTCCAGTATAATTTCCCTGCCTACTTTTAATGGTCTTGTCATATTTCCATCATCTGATGGACCAGAGTTCGAAGAATTGCTGAAAAAAATCGCGTCGAGTTCAAAGAAATGGGTTATAGTTTTGGATGAAACCGATAGGCCTGTGATGGCGATTGACTCCGGTTCTTTTCTGAGGGACGCGATATACAGAAAACCGGAGTTCAATCCGTACCGATACTGCCACCACCCTATAATTGTAAGTGATTCCAATGAACAAATTGGTGATGTACTCCATAAGTTAAAAGTATATCCGGAAGATTCAGAGGATGACGTTATAGATAACGATCTGATACTTTACTGGAACAGGGAAGACCCTGAAAAGATGATCATAACAGGTTCAGATATACTAGGTCGCCTCCTCAGGGGGATAGTCGTAAGGGTTGAATGAGGAAGTCTACCAAAAAAAAGAAAACGCAAAGAAATGTTGCAATTGTGGAGATGACCTTGATGAAATTGTTAGGTTCCTTCCTAAATAAAGTGTTTACAGAAGATGCTTATTGAGTCAGAGCTACCAGTTTATTATCCACACTCTATTAGATTTATGAATCAATTGGATAAAATCATTGTTATTGTTAGACTTTCACAGAGCTAAAAACAGATATCACTGAAATGATGTATAAATATTCCAGATTCCAAGGGCGATGAAATTCACAGCCATTGCTGCCAGTAAAAGTCCCATCAGCCTGGTGAAAACCAGCATTCCGGTATATCCGAGGAATTTATAAACTCTTCTGGAAAAACGGAACAATACTAATGTAATTGCAAAGGTTAGCAATATTGCAATCGTAACTGCAATGTTTTGCAATAATGAAGCTGCACTTCCCATGAGGACAATAACGGTTGTGATAGTGCCCGGGCCTGTTAAAAGTGGAAGGGCGATAGGGAATATCCATATATCACTGCGGTCCATCGATTTGTCAATTTCTGTATCTGTTATGCTTTCACGGGAAACCTTTGCAAGTATCATATCAAAAGCCACAGTGAAAAGTAGTATTCCACCAGCTACTCTTAGTGCGTCAATACTTATTCCGAAGAAATCCAGTATCATTTCTCCGGATATTGCAAAAAATAAAGCAATTGCACATGCAAGAATTACGGATTTTGTGCCAAGTGCATTCTTTTCTTCCAGTGTCATATCAGTTGTCAGTGAAACGAATGTGATAACTACACCAACCGGACTGACTACTGCAAAAAGGGAACTGAATGCGTATATCAAAAATGCGATGTTATCCGTCTTTGTTCCTCCTTCTTGCTCAATCCTCGTATGCTCTTTTCTGTAGATACATAAGATTTGTGGTTATTGGTATCATATAATAAGTTTGAAGGGTGTGCGCGAGTTTGTTTGTGTTATGAATTGTTTGCAGAAATTCTAATATGTTTACTTTTATTTATATACTGGTTTACAATCCTTTTATCTATTTTGTTGCACAATTCCAAATAATGCCTACAGTATTTATATTTTCACGATACTTATAAATACTACTAATCATAAAACGATAATTTGTCAGAGTAATATTACTCTGAAGCATTCGCGGATGTGGGTCAATTCGAATATCCATCAACTACCTCCTTCAAACTCCACCACGTCCCACTTCCAGAGTTACCCTGGCTTTGCCAGGGTCACTTCCCTTTGGTAAAAATATTTTTAACTTTGCTTCTAATTCAGTTTGCAGCATGTATGCTATTGAACAACACTTATTTAAGCTGTAAAAAGGTCAATATTTATTCTGACAGGACAATTGATGTCTATTCCTGCTTTTTATTGTCTATTGGTAATTCAAATGTGAAATTACTTCCTTTTCCTAATTCACTCTGAACCCATATTTTTCCACCATGTAATTCAATCAGTTCCTTGACTAATGCAAGTCCAAGTCCGGTTCCTTGATAACTTCTCGAAGTAGATGAATCTATCTGGCTAAAAGGTTTGAACAGTTTTTTCAGATCATCTGGGGAAATTCCGAGTCCGTTATCGATAATAGAAATCAGCAGTTTAGAATCTTTAACATTTGCGAGTATGGATATATGACCTTCATCACTGGTGAACTTTATTGCATTTCCTAGCAGGTTATACATTATCTGTTTAAACTTTGACCTGTCTGCCCGTACATTCGGGACATTTTCGCATATATCCACACTAACTTTAATCTTCTTCTTGAATGTAAGAGATTGCGTTATAATAATAATTTCATTCATTGCGGTTGGTACATCGATCATCTCAAAATGTAGCTCCATTTTTCCTGCTTCTACTTTTGAAATGTCAAGGATATCATTTATAAGATTTAGCAAATGATGTCCGCTGTCGGAAATATGTTGCATATATTGTTCCTGCTTTGGAATCAGCTCTCCTGCAATACCATTGATCATAACATCTGAGAAGCCAATAATGGAGTTCAATGGTGTGCGTATTTCATGACTCATGTTTGCAAGGAATTCGCTCTTTGCACGACTTGCTGTCTCTGCTTCTATTTTTGCATTGATGGCATCGGCTTCTGTTAGTACTCTGTCTGTTATGTCCCTTCCTACTGTCTGGATTGTATCTTGTTGCGTTTTGAGTAATGAAGCACTAACATCTACATATATCAAACTTCCATCTGAGCGAAGCATTTTGTTTTCCCTACGGCAGTAACCTTCTGTTTTGATTTTCCGAAATCTTGATTTAATGTCTTCTCTGTCTTCTGGGAATGTCAGGTCCATCATCGATCTTTGTTTTAATTCTTCCTCATTATAACCGAACATTTCACAGGCTCTGTCATTAGCTTCCAGTATTTTTCCGTTAAGGTCGTGAATCATTATGGCATCGTTAGATTTTTCAAAAAGGCTCCTGTATTTTGTCTCACTTCTAATTATTTTCTCTTCTATTTTTTTCTGCTCACTGATATCCTTTACAATAGCCAGCCCCAAATCAGAATATCCTTCAAGAACCTTGGCATTGACCTCTGCATCAAAGGTTTCACCGTTTGCTTTTATGTACAATGGGTACATATGCACAAAGCCCTGATCTCTGAATTGCTGCATTCCTAAACTTGCTGATTCAATCTGTTCTGGAGCCAAAAGCTCTACAACATTCATGTTCTGAAGATTTTCCCGTGTGTATCCAAACATTTCACAGGCTTTCTTATTTATGTCTACTATTTGTCCATCAAGTTTATTCAGGAATATGGCATCGTTTGACTGTTCAAAAAGAGCATGGTATTTTATCTCATTGCGTTCCAGTTCTATTTCGGCTTCTTTAAGTTCTGTTATGTCTTGCAATGTACCAATCAATTTCTCAACTTTACCATCTTCTATTACCGGACGGCCAATTGCCCTGACTCATTTATGGTTACCTTTTACTGAGATAAACTCCAGTTCATAATCATATGGTTCGCATTTTTCAACAGCATCATTTACTGCTTTTTCAAGGATCTCTCTTGAACCCTGAGGGAAATGACCCAATCCTCCCTGAAGATTATAAACTTTATCTGTTTCATGGATCCTTGCAACTTCAGGTGTCAATGTAGTCGTACCTGATGCTACATTTAACTCCCAGCCTCCGATTTTTACAATTCTACCGACTTCATTCAGAAGAGCTTCACTTTCACGCAGCTTATTTTCAGCCATTTTGCGCTCTGTGATATCTCTGACAACGGCCTGCGCAAGATCCGGATAACCTTCAAGGATCTTGGCATTGACCTCTACATCAATGACATATCCACCGCCTGTGATATATTTTGTATTACCTTGTATCTGATCTTCCTTTCTTAAACGTTCAACAACATCTAACCCTTTCACAATAAGTTCCGGGGTAAGGAGGTCGATAACATTCATTTTCAGGAGTTCCTCTCTTGGATAGCTGAGCATCTCACAGGCTTTATCATTTACTTCAACTATTTGTCCATCAAGTCTATTCAGAAATATTGCATCGTTTGATTGTTCTATAAGGAACCTGTATTTTTTTTCGCTTCGGCTTATCTCTTCTTCCGCCATTTTGCGTTCTGTAATATTCACCGAGGTTCCATAAGTCAGAAAAGTGCCATCATCCTGCAGATAGGAGTTACCTGTGGAATTCATCCAGATTATCTTTCCATCACCAGTTAACATCCTGTAATCCTCATTCAAAGAAGTGCCCGGGTTTTTAAATGTCAATTCAAGTTTATCCATCACTCTTTGGAGATCTTCCGGGTGGATATGATCAAAATACTTATCCCAATCAGTAGCTATAGTGCCATCCGGTAGTCCCAGTATTCTGTCCACCGGTTCTGCAATATAGGTTTTCAGGGTGTTTCCTTCTTTATCAAAGACAACTTTCCATATTATTGAATCTATGGAATGGATGATTTCCTCATATTCTTCTTCTTTTTTAAGAAGCATTCCTTCTGTATTTTGACGGTCTAGGATATTTGCTATCATATCCCCGACAATTTTCAGGACATATAGAGCATTGTCATTCCAATCCATTCTCTTATTTTTAGAATATACTCCAATAAAATTTTTAAAAGCACCATAACGCGAAAGAGGTATCATTGCAATGGACTTTATTTCAAGATCTTGTAGTATCTCTCGTATATGTGTATTTTTTTCAGGTATTTTATCAGTGTCCAAGATACTTATTATCTGTAAATTACTTAATTGTTTAAACACAATCTTTTCAGTATCCCATTTCTCATTGAGTGGTATTTTGGATACTACTCCGTCAATGCACCATTCATGTGTTTTAACAATGTAACTTGTATTTTCATCAACACTGAACACAGCTACACAGTCCGCACCAACAAAATATGTCAGGTCCTTAAGGGCCTTGTTGATATCATCATCAATTTCCTTGAAGTTGCTGTTGATAAAGCGACTTGAGATTTTTGATATCAGGTTGTCTTTGCGTTTATTTTGCTCAAACTCGAGGGTTGCTTTTCTTCTATTTGTAAGATCTTCAACAATAGCATAGCATCCACAAATACGTCCATATTCACTCTTTTTTGAAAATGCCTTGAAACTCAGGAAAAGCTCTTTTCCCCACTTTGATCTGTAAGGTGTTTCTATCGAGGAGTTTTTACCAGTTCTAAGTGTTTCTCCAATAACTGAGGAAATTCCAGATTCCAAAAGAGGCGGGAAAGTAAGTATATTGATTTTTTTTGTGGCATCAGCGGAAGGTGACCCCAATATCTTCAAAAGAAAATCATTTACTGCAGTGATGTTTCCTTCCCTGTCACATGAAAGCATGCCAAGGGGTAATTCATCGACGAGGTTCTCAAAACCATCGTTGTTTTTTTTGACATATTGGATGAACCATGCCCGGAAATAGGATCATTATTTGCCATTTTTATTGAGAAGACCTATTCATGATCTGGTATTGCTATATAGTACTGACCAAGTGTTTGTATATTAGCTTATTTATTATTTATTGTCCAGTGTTGTACTTCAAGCACTAACTGTATAACAATTAGCCACACAAGAGTCAAGTTCTTATCTTAAAATGCCTTAATTATTAGTGGAGTATGGGATGTTCACTATTTTTTAGTCCGTTCCTGTAGTTCACACTTCATTAGAATGGTGATTTAAAATGGATGAGAAAAAGGATACTAAAAAGTATCTTGAAGATCAGTTCAAGGATATGAAAGGATACATTTCCAGGAACATAAAGGATCTGGAACTGGAAAAGGAATTTGATAAGCAAGTGAAGGACATCAATGAATACCTTGACAGCAGTATGAAGAAAATAAAGTCCGGAATGAGTGATACATCCTCATCTGAACCTGTATATATGCCTTTGATAGGTGACAGTGCACCATCATTTACTGCTGAGACAACAGCTGGTGCGATAAGTTTTCCAAGGGACTACAAAGGTAAGTGGGTAATTTTTTTTAGCCATCCTGCTGATTTCACGCCAGTATGCACTACGGAGTTCATGACCTTTGCAGGTATGCAGGATGATTTCAAGACGCTAAATGCTGAACTGCTGGGGCTTTCCATTGACAGTATCTATGCTCATATTGCATGGCTTCGGACCATCAAGGAAAAAATAGAATATAAGGGCATGAAAGAAGTGGAAATTACTTTCCCGGTTATTGCTGATCTTAAGATGGATATTGCAAAGAAGTTTGGCATGGTGCAGCCAAATGCTTCAGATACACAGGCTGTAAGGGCCGTGTTTATGATCGATCCAAAAGCAAAGATAAGGGCAATTTTGTATTACCCGCTGTCTAACGGACGTAATATGGATGAGGTCAGGAGATTATTACTTGCAATGCAAAAATCGGATGCTGAAAATGTTGCAACCCCTGCCAACTGGCAACCGGGGGATGATGTGATTATTCCACCACCGGGTTCATGTGGGACTGCTAAGGAAAGAGTGGAATCGAAAGATGAGGATACATACTGTCTTGACTGGTTCATGTGCTTCAAGAAACAATGATATGAGGGGATTATTCCGGTCATTTCTTTTTTCTTTCTAATATTCGAGTCGGAGACCAGAACCTACTTCTTTTAGTTTACAGACTTTAGACAAAGCGATTTTTGACATAAGGTCTGTGCAATGGCATGCATGAACTTTCCGGGCATTGAGTTTGCTGAAATAATCGACTGTTCTGTTGATCTTTG
Encoded proteins:
- a CDS encoding glycosyltransferase; protein product: MLESKCIIIAGEEAGPKSNKMGGIWNVIDAEAKNLANLIGKGIIDEKTAPSIIVAGPYYGHSGSDWNKGLNRITDMSGLEEMEDEGEIFETIEEIKKKGIDVFAGTEQVNGVKIIHLMFRTNDFCRVSTEYKGQEMCLANFIKSEAYDFINLDSMAYENLDNGMEYTHYLNLSYAISEFVKTLVTLREKSAEEYEDKAISEFAASLMPAVHVSLHCHEFGVFYTLARLKKLGISVNTVATYHATLPGRSSGHRSIQKIRENDSSWDSGVPVNFTKLESLSAYSDVVTAVGDSTRKEIKLFYGIDSIVVRNGIDSDSEEIDWDKKTACRKKIQEFLSEKIYNVYDSKMIPADRIIPIFSISRIEIENKGYPDLLDSLVILDRMVKVEIDAGHLDENYRVVCFIVAAHGPKTNPPENFPINLPEEVLVGEEIRLQQMIKARGLECSKIPDGSRHVTAVLYPQWISDNDGGLNLRPDEFMAGCIAGVFPSKYEPFLLTGLEAGKEATPSIVSKICGFSDALTTLKRLVMGMGGVIVVDNINLPYLESIADYALVMDYFIDTYTDDKVKYNLLCQEANLLAKDMNWEEPIKTYYELLTGTRME
- a CDS encoding CNNM domain-containing protein → MNDIIIWFLIVLCLIQSGIFSGLTIGLFGLSRLRLEIETEAKNEDAKKVLELRRNSHLLLSTLLWGNVGINVLLTLLTDSVMAGTSAFILSTVLITIFGEIAPQAYFTRNSLRLGSTLSPLIKFYVLLLYPVSKPSSMVLDKWLGKEKMEFFKERSLRIMLRKHIISESSDIDRLEGLGALNFLSIDDLKIKQEGSVVDPSSIISLPTFNGLVIFPSSDGPEFEELLKKIASSSKKWVIVLDETDRPVMAIDSGSFLRDAIYRKPEFNPYRYCHHPIIVSDSNEQIGDVLHKLKVYPEDSEDDVIDNDLILYWNREDPEKMIITGSDILGRLLRGIVVRVE
- a CDS encoding MarC family protein, with amino-acid sequence MIYAFSSLFAVVSPVGVVITFVSLTTDMTLEEKNALGTKSVILACAIALFFAISGEMILDFFGISIDALRVAGGILLFTVAFDMILAKVSRESITDTEIDKSMDRSDIWIFPIALPLLTGPGTITTVIVLMGSAASLLQNIAVTIAILLTFAITLVLFRFSRRVYKFLGYTGMLVFTRLMGLLLAAMAVNFIALGIWNIYTSFQ
- a CDS encoding PAS domain S-box protein — encoded protein: MQDITELKEAEIELERNEIKYHALFEQSNDAIFLNKLDGQIVDINKKACEMFGYTRENLQNMNVVELLAPEQIESASLGMQQFRDQGFVHMYPLYIKANGETFDAEVNAKVLEGYSDLGLAIVKDISEQKKIEEKIIRSETKYRSLFEKSNDAIMIHDLNGKILEANDRACEMFGYNEEELKQRSMMDLTFPEDREDIKSRFRKIKTEGYCRRENKMLRSDGSLIYVDVSASLLKTQQDTIQTVGRDITDRVLTEADAINAKIEAETASRAKSEFLANMSHEIRTPLNSIIGFSDVMINGIAGELIPKQEQYMQHISDSGHHLLNLINDILDISKVEAGKMELHFEMIDVPTAMNEIIIITQSLTFKKKIKVSVDICENVPNVRADRSKFKQIMYNLLGNAIKFTSDEGHISILANVKDSKLLISIIDNGLGISPDDLKKLFKPFSQIDSSTSRSYQGTGLGLALVKELIELHGGKIWVQSELGKGSNFTFELPIDNKKQE
- a CDS encoding PAS domain S-box protein: MQYVKKNNDGFENLVDELPLGMLSCDREGNITAVNDFLLKILGSPSADATKKINILTFPPLLESGISSVIGETLRTGKNSSIETPYRSKWGKELFLSFKAFSKKSEYGRICGCYAIVEDLTNRRKATLEFEQNKRKDNLISKISSRFINSNFKEIDDDINKALKDLTYFVGADCVAVFSVDENTSYIVKTHEWCIDGVVSKIPLNEKWDTEKIVFKQLSNLQIISILDTDKIPEKNTHIREILQDLEIKSIAMIPLSRYGAFKNFIGVYSKNKRMDWNDNALYVLKIVGDMIANILDRQNTEGMLLKKEEEYEEIIHSIDSIIWKVVFDKEGNTLKTYIAEPVDRILGLPDGTIATDWDKYFDHIHPEDLQRVMDKLELTFKNPGTSLNEDYRMLTGDGKIIWMNSTGNSYLQDDGTFLTYGTSVNITERKMAEEEISRSEKKYRFLIEQSNDAIFLNRLDGQIVEVNDKACEMLSYPREELLKMNVIDLLTPELIVKGLDVVERLRKEDQIQGNTKYITGGGYVIDVEVNAKILEGYPDLAQAVVRDITERKMAENKLRESEALLNEVGRIVKIGGWELNVASGTTTLTPEVARIHETDKVYNLQGGLGHFPQGSREILEKAVNDAVEKCEPYDYELEFISVKGNHK
- a CDS encoding peroxiredoxin, whose product is MPLIGDSAPSFTAETTAGAISFPRDYKGKWVIFFSHPADFTPVCTTEFMTFAGMQDDFKTLNAELLGLSIDSIYAHIAWLRTIKEKIEYKGMKEVEITFPVIADLKMDIAKKFGMVQPNASDTQAVRAVFMIDPKAKIRAILYYPLSNGRNMDEVRRLLLAMQKSDAENVATPANWQPGDDVIIPPPGSCGTAKERVESKDEDTYCLDWFMCFKKQ